A stretch of DNA from Flexistipes sp.:
CGGGAGGTAAAATCTAAAAGCCTCTTTGACTATCTTAAAACAGCGGATTTAATACTTTACAGGCCATATCACGATTTCGGATTAATTGGCAATTTTATCCGGCAAGCTGCTGAAGATCATAACGTTTTAAGTATAAAGATGACCCTTTACAGAGCTAATGAAAATTCAAAAATTATTGAATCGCTGGCAAAAGCAGCAAAAAACGGTAAGCATGTCTGTGTTATCATAGAACTAAAAGCCCGATTTGATGAAGAAAGAAATGTGGAGTGGGCAAAACGTCTTGAAAATGCAGGCTGTATCGTAACATACGGTTTTATGGATTTGAAGGTTCATGCAAAAGCACTTCTGATAGTCAGAAAAGAAAACGGAAAAATTCAGCGCTATGTCCATATGTCAACGGGCAATTACAATGAAAAAACAGCCAGGTTGTACACTGATATTGATTATCTGACCACGGATAAGCAAATTGCCGAAGAAACTGTTAATCTGTTTAATTATCTGATGGGTTATTCGGATGTATATAAATGGAAATTAACAGAAGGTACGGAACAAAAGATCACCACAGCGCCAAACAGTTTAAGAGAAAAATTAATGGAACTTATCGATGAAGAAATAAAAAACGCCAGAAAAGGGAAAAAAGGGCATATTATTGCAAAAATAAATTCCTTATACGACAAAGAACTCACCTTAAAACTTTATGAAGCCTCCTCAGCAGGTGTAAAAATAGAATTGATAGTAAGAGGTATATGTTCTTTAAGACCTCAGGTTAAGGGTTTAAGTGAAAATATTAGCGTAAAAAGTATAGTCGGCCGATTTCTTGAGCATCCCAGAGTTTTATACTTTTTATCATCCGGTTCACATAAAGTTTTTATTTCCACTGCAGACTGGATGGTAAGAAATCTGGACAGAAGAGTGGAACTTTTGACAGAGATCGAAGATAAAGGAAGTAAAATATTTTTACAAAAATTACTGCAGGATAACCTAAATGACCGGGCAAAATCATGGTATATGAAAGATGACAGGTATTTTAAAATAAAACAAAAAGAAAAAACGGAATATAATTATCAGGAAGAATACCTAATCGGGATAAATGAAATTTTGGATTAATACTTTAAATTTTTAAATTCTAAAATGTGTATCTTGTTTCCCAAAAAGTTATTATTTTACTTAATGTGAATGTCAGTATAAAATATAAGAGGGTTATTACTATCCAGATTTCCATAGTAAGAAACGTTGCAGACATAAGCTCCAATCCCTGAAATGTCAGTTCCGGAACTGCAATAACGGATACGATGGCCGAATCTTTTATTGTTGAAACAAACTGGGACGCAAGGGGAGGCAGAATCCTTCTGAAGGCCTGTGGCAGAATGACATATCTGATAACTTTATACTTATTCATGCCAAGAGCATACGCTGACTCAACCTGGTTTTTTGGAACAGACATAATCCCCGATTTTACAATTTCAGATATGTACGCCGCCTCGTAAACAGTCAAAGCGAGCACTCCTGAAAAAAAAGATGACATGATAGGCAGCGGAGCAAAAATAAATTCTGCAAAATTTCTGAAATTTTCCCCCATACTTCGCATGATACTGTCGATATGCAGTAAATTAAAAAGCTGGTCACCTATAAAAAAATACGAGATGAAAATTAAAACAATAGGAGGAATATTTCTATGCACCTCAACAAAAGTAATAGAAATGAGATTACGAAAAAGTTTGTTACTGGATCTCAGGATTCCCAGAACAGTGCCGAGGATAGTGGCAAATATTATAGACCACACACTGAGTTTGATTGTATAGAATATCCCCTGCATAAAAACGCCGGGGTGGATTGAACCTTTTTCAATGTAGAAAAAGTGGGGGAAGATCTCCCCCCACTGCCAGTCATACATAAGGTAACTGTGTACTTTCCAGAGGAAAGCAGCAATAAGAAAAAACAGCAAACCCAGAAAGAAAAAATCAAATAAGGTAAATCTGATTTTACCCGTTCTTATCATTCAAAGGCTCCTACTTGATTCTCTCTTCCCATTTCCTCGTTTCAAACCAGTATTTATACCTTTCTTTTAACCAGCCGGAATCCCAATTAAGCCGAATCCAGCTGTTGAATACATTCAACGTGTCTATATCCCCTTTTCTGACGGCAAAAGCTATAGGCTCCTTTGTGAAATTTTCATCAATTGGCACATAAAGTCTGTCCGGATATTTGACCGCCTGAAAGTGCGGAAGCGGAGCCGATGCCACCATTGCATGAGCCCTTCCCACAAGTACTTCCTGAACAGCCTGTGATTCGGAATCAAAAAGTTTCAGTTTGGCTTTTGGCAGATGTTTTCTGGCGGCAACTTCAGCAGTTGTCCCCAGTCTGGCAGCAATTATCATATCCTCTTTATTGAAATCACTGATTTCATCCATCCCCTTGGCATTTATTTTACTTGCCACTATAGACATACCGGAATATTCGTAAGGGATGGTAAAATTGACCTTAAGGTTTCTCTTAGGAGTAATGCTCATACCGCCTATGATTACGTCATACTTTCCTGTCAGCAGTGCCGGTATGATGCCGGACCATTTGGTTGGAATAAATTCAACTTTAACTCCCAAGTCATTGGCCAGCTTTTTAGCAACATCAATTTCAAAACCTATGAATTCACCGTCTTTGGCTTTCATCGCCCACGGCACAAAAGTGGAAAAACCCACTTTTAAAACACCTCTTTGAATAACCTTTTCAATTGTGCTCTCATTGCTCAGTTTCTCCCTGACCGATTCGGCAAAAACCGGTGAAGAAATAGCAAAAATCATACTGAAAATAATCAGAGACTGAAAAATACGTCTAAACATACCGTCCTCCTTTTTTATTCGTACACCTTCATATTAACAAATTTCACCAAAATGGATAACATTAAGTTAATCAACAGATATATACCTGCAACCGTAAACCATATTTCAAAAACCAGATAAGTCTCGCTTACAAGTCTCTGAGCCTGCATTGTCATATCATAAATAGATATGGTACTGACAAGGGCAGAATCCTTAACCAGTGCTATCATCTGGCTTGTTAAAGGCGGTGCTGCCAGCCTTAAAGCCTGCGGCAGTATAATGTACCGCATACGCTGATAGAAATTCATGCCCAGACTCATCGATGATTCAAACTGCTCTTTTCCTACGGAAAGTATAGAACCCCTGATAATTTCGGATATATATGCACCCTCAAACAAACTCAGAGCTATAACCCCTGAATAAAAGGCATTGATGCCAAAAGGTGGCGCTATAACAAAATATACGAAAAAAAGCTGAATAATAAGGGGTGTGTTTCTGATAATGAGAATGTAGCCGCGTGCTATAAAATTACCGGAAAAGGATTCTGTCATCCTGAGAATGGCAGTAAAGAAACCCAGTAAAATCGCCAGGATAAGGCTTACGGACGATATTTTAAGAGTTATTCCAAGCCCCTGGATAATGGGACCGAATACCAGCCGGCCGTTTTCATAGGTATATAAAAATTCTTTGATTCTGTAAAACTGCCAGTTATAGCCTATACGCTGAGACAGGAAAATTACTGCTGCAACAATTAAAAACAGAAAAACAGCAAATTTTAAAATATCAATGAGTTTATACTTATAAAGAATCTGTTACTCCTATAACAATACTAAGCAGAACTGCAAATATTAGAGATTCCTCGGTTCCACTTCGTTCCACTCGGAATGACAATTTTTACGGTTTAGGTACAAAAAATTGTCGTTTAGATTAAAAACGATATATTAAACGAATATGTAAATATGCTTAAAAATTTATTAGTTTAACTTCCTCTTCAAGCAATATCCCTTTCTGATTATAAACTGTATCTTTTACATATTTAATAAGTCTGTAAATATCCAAACTGGTAGCATTGCCTTTATTTACAATAAAATTAGCGTGTTTCTCCGAAACCTCTGCATCACCGATTCGCAACCCTTTGAGCCCGCACGATTCAATAAGCGTACCAGCATAATTGTTCTCGGGTCTTTTAAAAACGGAACCGCAGGAGCAGGATTCCACAGGTTGCTTTTCATCCCTTTTTGACGCTGTTAAATCAATCTTTTTTTTCAGTGACAAAGGATCTGCATATTTAAGCAAAAACTCTGCACTAAGAACTATATATCCATCCAGTGAAGATTTTCTGTAACCGAATTCAATTTCTCCTCTGCTTAATGTTAGTACCCTCCCTTCACTGTCCAAAACTTCCACTTTCTCTAAATTATCTGAAATATCGCTGCCGAAAGCACCGGCATTCATTAAGCAGGACCCTCCTGTAGAACCGGGTATACCGTAAAGATTTTCCAGACCGGCAAGTCCGGATAAAGCAGTAAATTCTATCAAACAATGCAGAGGAACCCCCGCCCCGCAAATCACACGCTGACGGCTTCTTACAATCCACCTGTTTAAACCTGCAAGTACAATAACAAGACCGTCAAACAAGTCATCGCTGAAAAGAACATTTGAACCGGCACCGATAAGTGTATATGAAACCCCTTTTTTCCGCCGCCATTCTAAAATACCTGACAGTTCCTGGGCGGTTTCCGGACAGGCAAGATAACGTGCAGTTCCGCCGGCCCGGTAAAAATAATAATCCTTTAAAAACACATTTTCGCTGATTAGCTTCATTTACCCTTACTTATTCTCGTATTTTCAAGTGCATTTCTGCAATCACACTTTCTGTTTTCAACAGCATTAATATCAAGATTCAGGATAATTCGTTTCAGTTTATCTTCACTCTTTTTCACCGTTTCCACCACTTCATCCGCAGTCAATTTGTTACGGGAAATACCGGCTGCATCATTGGCGACAACACTGATATTAACATAGCAGATTTCCGCCTCTCTTGCCAGTGAGCACTCGGGAAACAGTGTCATTCCCACAATATCAGCACCCATTCCTTTGAAAGCTTTGATTTCAGCTGCCGTTTCCATTCTCGGTCCGTTAGTACAGATATATACACCTTTGTCTGAAAAATTCAATCCGGACGAAGCGCAGCTTTCTTTGACTGCCTTTCTGAGCTCTGGACAAAACGGTTCAGTTATATCTATATGATGTATATTACCCTTGGTTGCAAAGGTATGATTTCTGCCGTTTGTGAAATCGATGGCATTATCTGAAATGACGATATCCCCGGGATTCAGGTCTGCGCTAATTCCTCCAACTGCTGCAAATGAAAGTATTGCATCCACTCCTGCTTTTTTGAAGGCTGAGATATTTGCCCTGTAATTCACCAAATGAGGCGGGAATTCATGACCGGCACCATGTCTTGCCAGAAAATAATACCTGTTACCATAATACTCATAAATCTTAAACGCAGCCGAAGGTTCACCGTAATCGGTGTCAATTTTTTCCTCACCGGTATAATTAAAAGCTTCAATAGAATATAAACCGCTTCCGCCAATAATACCGATCTTCATAAAACCTCCTTTTTAGTTCAAAGTTCAAGATTCATGGTTCAACGTTCAAGACGTAAGACGTGACACGTAAAACGTGAGACATACTATCAACCACCTCAACTTACTCAACCTCTACCTCTACCTTTACCTTTACCTCTACCTCTTCACTCCCTCCCTATCTCCCTCACTTAACGCTTAATGCTTAATACTGTTATATTTTTGGCTTTGGCAAATTCCAGTTTTTTGTAATGGAAATCATTCGTATTGCAATAACAGCAGCAGCCGAAATAAAAACATTTATATCCGGCACAATATTTAAAATATCCAGGCAGACAAAAATCAGCCCACCGGCAATACATGCAGAGGCATATATCTCCCTCTGAAGCACAAGAGGAACTTCACCCTGCAGAACGTCCCTCATCATCCCCCCTGCAGTAGCAGTCATAACACCGAGAAAAACGGCGCCGAAATAACCTATATCAAATTTCAATCCCACTGAAATTCCGATGACAGTAAATGTTCCAAGACCGATTGCATCCATTATCAACAGAAGCTTAAAACGTCTCTCAACATACCTGTGGAAGAAAAAGACAAGCAAACCGGCAGTTATCGAAACAAAAAAGTAGGTAATATCCCGGAATATAAAAGGCGGAACCCTTCCCACAAGCACATCTCTGATTGTACCGCCGCCCACTGCGGTAACGGTAGCCAAAACAAGTATGCCGTATAAATCCATCTTTTTTCGTACCGCAGCTATTGCACCGCTGACGGCAAAAGCAAATGTGCCCAATAAGTCAAAAACATATAATACAGTCACATCAAACCTTTTCCAGCTTGATTTCCTTGTCGGAAAGTCCGGAGAGGTGCTCATCGTGCGTAACGAGTATAACGGTAACGCCTTCCTCATTAAGTTTCTTAAACAGTTCAAAAACACCGTAACTGTTTTTCCTGTCAAGGTTTCCGGTGGGTTCATCGGCAAGAATCAGTTTGGGATTATTCATCAGAGCACGTGCAACTGCAACCCTCTGTTGCTCTCCTCCTGAAAGCTCCATAGGATAGTGACTTTCCCTGTCGCTCATTCCCACCTTTTCCAGAATCTCCGCAGCCCTCTTTGCCGCCTCATTTTTTGATATTTTGCCAATCAAGGCGGGCATCATGACATTTTCAATGGCAGTAAAGTCGTTAAGGAGGTAATGAAACTGAAAAACAAACCCCACTTCGTTATTCCTATAACTGTCAAGTCCGGTATTTTTTTGTTTATAAACAGCTTCACCTTCAAAATTGACAATACCGGAATCCGGTCTTTCCAGTCCTCCGATAATATGAAGCAGTGTTGACTTACCCACTCCAGACGGGCCCACAATTGAAATAAACTGCCCCTTCTCAACGCTCAGATTAAAATCACTAAGCACATTGATGACAGCCGGCCCCTTTTTAAATGTCTTATTAATATTTATCAGCTCAACCAAATAACCGCTCATCATTCATTCCTCAACGCTTCGATAGGATCCATCTTTGCAGCCTGCCTTGCAGGGATAATAGATGAAATAAATGTGATAAAAATAGCACAAACGGTAACTAACAGAAAAATTTCGGGAACTATTTTTATAGGAATACTGTCCATATAGTACACATCAGCCGGAAGCTCTATCAGTTTGTAACGTTTTAAAACAAAACATATTGCATAAGCGATAATATTCCCGAAAACAGTACCCACAACACCTATATATAAGCCCTGCTTTATGAAAATGTTTTTAATCAATTTTTCAGAAGCACCCATGGCTCTTATTATAGCAATATCACGTTTTTTATCCTTAACCGTCATCGTAATAAGACTGATCACGTTAAAAGATGCAACTACGATTATTAACGTTAATATAACAAACATGGCGGCCTTTTCCAGCTTTAGTGCAGAAAAAAGATTCTGGTTCATACTCAGCCAGTCTCTTGCCCAAAAAGGAAAACCCAGTTTGTTTTCAATTTTTTCGGCAATTTCTCCGGCATTATCGAAATTTTTTACTTTCACACTAAAACCGGAAATGTTATCTCCCATTTGCATAAAATCCTGAATATCGTGTAAATTAACATAGGCAAGTGAATTATTATACTCATACATCCCTGTATCAAAAACACCTGCAACCTGAAACTTTTTCATCTTCGGAGTAAAGCCGAACGGTCCCTTTTTGCCAAACGGTGAAACCACAACAATCTCTTCTCCTATACTTGTTGAAAGACTGTTTGCCAAAGCTTTCCCGAGAATAATCGGTGGCTTAGCCGTTGTATTATCACTTTTTAAATCAAAATTTCCCCTCTTCATATATTTACCGATATTTGAAGATTCTATCTCTCTTTTTCCTATTACCCCCCTTAAAACAACTCCACTGACACGATCTTCACTTGTAAGCAGTACCTGACTAATAATGAAAGGGGAAACGCCTACAACATTATCCGTTTTTGCAATTTCTTCCGTCGTTGCTTTCCAGTTATCAATTGCACTGCCGTCAATTTTATTGACAATAATATGGGAATTTGCTCCAAGGATTTTCTGTTTGAGATTATCTTCAAAACCTATCATCACGTTAATAACGACGATAAGAGTTGCCACACCGAGGACAATTCCTATTATGGAAATCAAAGATATAAAAGAGAGTACCTTCGTCTCTTTTTTAGATTTAAGATACCTGTAGGCCAGAAAATTGCTGATTTTCATAAAATAAAATTACTCCCATTCAATGGTTGCCGGCGGTTTGGAACTGATATCGTAAACAACCCTGTTAATCCCCTGAACTTCGTTAATAATTCTGTTTGATATAGATCCCAGAACCTCATAAGGAATTCTTGACCAATCGGCAGTCATACCGTCAACACTGGAAACAGCCCTGAATGCAAGGACATTTTCATATGTTCTGTTATCCCCCATAACTCCCACCGACTGAACAGGAAGCAATACGGAAAATGCCTGCCATATTTCATTGTAAAGACCGGCCCCTTTTATTTCATTTATAGCTATGGCATCAGCCAGCCTCAGTATCGCAAGTCTGTCCTCTGTAACCTCTCCTAAAATTCTGATAGCAAGCCCCGGTCCCGGAAACGGGTGGCGCATAATCATCTTCTCGGGGATTCCCAGCTCAAGACCTACTTTCCTCACCTCGTCCTTAAACAGTTCCCGGAGTGGCTCAATGAGACTGAAATTCATCCTTTCCGGCAGCCCGCCTACATTGTGGTGTGTTTTTATAGTGGCAGAGGGACCCTTAAATGAAACAGATTCTATAACATCAGGGTAAAGCGTACCCTGTGCCAGAAACTCAAACGGGCCGTGTTTTCTTGCTTCCTCTTCAAAAACCTCAATAAAAGTGTTTCCTATTTTTTTTCGTTTTTCTTCGGGATCGGTTACACCTTTCAAAACATTTAGAAACCGTTTTCTTGCATCCACATGGACAAGATTTATACTGAAACTGTCTCTGAAAGTTTTTACAACATCATCAGCTTCATCTTTACGGAGAAGACCGTTATCCACAAACACACATGTAAGGTTGCTTCCTATTGCTTCATGCAAAAGTACGGCAACTACTGATGAATCTACACCACCGCTCAAAGCGCATAAAACCCTTTTATCTCCCACAGTTTCACGTATTTTATCAATCTCGGTGTGGATAAAATTACCGGAAGTCCATATCTGCTTGCAGCCGCAGATATCAACAACAAAGTTTCTGAAAATTTCACTCCCCCTGGGAGTGTGAACAACTTCCGGATGAAACTGGATAGCATAAAAAGGCCTGGAAATGTGTTTCATAGCTGCAATCGGTGCATTTTTCGTATAACCAATCACAGAAAAGTTCTCAGGCATACTGTCAAGCTTATCACCATGGCTCATCCAAACTGTAATTTTACCCTCGGAGGAAACCCCTCTGAATAAATCTGTATCATTACTTATATGCAATTCGCTTCTGCCGTATTCCCTTTCAACTGATCGGGAAACAACTCCCCCGAAGTGTTTACATATAATCTGCATCCCATAGCAGATACCCAGCACAGGAATCCCCATATCGAAAATCCTTTCGTCAACCTGAGGGGAATCCTCTGCATAAACACTCCCCGGACCCCCTGACAGGATAATACCCTTGGGCTCAAACTCCTCTATTTTGCTGAAATCTACGGTACAGGGGTGTATTTCACAGTAAACACGCGCCTCTCTTATCCTTCTCGCTATCAACTGTGTATACTGGGAACCAAAATCCAGTATTAGAATCTTTTCGTCATGAATATTCATTTATCACCTTTTGCTTTCTAACTTTCGTTATGTTGAAATCCAGTAATTGGGAGATTCCTTGGTTATAATAACATCATGCACATGACTCTCTTTAAGTCCGGAACCTGTAATTTTTACAAATTTTGCATTTTTGCGGAGATTTTCGATATTTTCACTTCCAGTATATCCCATTCCTGAGCGCAATCCGCCCATAAGCTGATAAATAGTATGGCTTATATCCCCTTTATAATGTACACGCCCTTCTATTCCTTCCGGCACAAATTTGGCTTCGGATGATTTTTCATCCTGAAAATATCTGTCTTTACTGCCGCTGCTCATTGCTCCAACCGAACCCATTCCACGGTAAACCTTATAACTTCTGCCCTGCAACAACTCAATTTCCCCCGGAGACTCTGTGGTACCGGCAAAGAGTGAGCCTATCATAACCACATTGGCTCCGGCGGCCAATGCTTTGACTATATCACCGGAATATTTTACTCCGCCGTCCGCTATTATAGGAATATTGTATTTTTCAGCCACAGAAGCACAATCCATAACAGCAGTAATCTGTGGGACACCAACACCGGCAACAACCCTTGTGGTACAGATGGAGCCCGGGCCTATACCCACTTTCACACAGTCAACACCGGCTTTGATGAGATCCAGCGTTGCCTCGGGAGTGGCAACATTACCTGCAACAAGCTGCAGATCGGGATATTTTTTCTTGATAAGACGCACCGTTTCATTAACTTTACTCGAATGCCCGTGGGCAGTATCAACCACGATAACATCCACATCATTATCAACCAGTGTATCCACTCTTTCCATCGTTTCCACACCGACACCCACAGCTGCGCCCACTCTTAAGCGCCCCAAATCGTCTTTGGTTGCCGAAGGATATTTCAGACGCTTGTTAATGTCTTTTATTGTAATTAGCCCTTTCAGATTATATTTGTCATCGACCACCAGTAATTTTTCAATCCTATGGTTCTGGAGATGCTCCTTTGCCTCATCCAGAGAGGTGCCCACCGAAACCGTCACAAGGTTTTCCTTGGTCATAAAGTTTTTCACAGGCTGATCGTATGCTGTGACAAACCGCAGATCTCTGTTGGTTAAAATTCCCACAAGCTTTTTATTTTTTGTCACAGGAACACCGGAAATTTTAAATTTCGACATTATCTCCAGAGCTTCTTCAACAGTCCTTTCCGGATCTATAGTTATCGGATCGACAATCATACCACTTTCCGATCTTTTAACCTTGTCGACTTCTTCCGCCTGTTCAGCTATACTCATGTTCTTATGAATAAATCCTATTCCACCCTCCTGGGCTATGGAAATGGCCAGTCTGCCTTCTGTAACGGTGTCCATTGCCGCACTCACAAGAGGAATTTCCAAAGTGATTTTTTCTGTCAGCTTGGTACTGAGATCCACATCACGGGGTATAACATCACTTTTACCCGGCGCAAGAAGAACATCATCAAAGGTTAAAGCTTCTTTCAATATTTTTTGATGAAACATTATACAACTCCTATATATTGTTCAAAGTTCAACATTCAAGACGTAAGACTTGAGACGTACTATCACCTATAATCCAAGCACCACTCCACTCCCTAACCACTTCACTCACTCACTACTTCTCTATCTCACTCTCTCCCTACTTCACTCCCTCACTCTCTCACCACTTCGCATCAAAGTCCCCAGTCTCTGCTGTAACGAAAATCAACGCCCACAGTCCTGTCGCTGACTTTGGCAACAACCGGCAGACAGCGCTTAAACTGATTTGCTTTTATCCTTCTGCTGACTTCATCTATAAATTTCTCATCAAAACCCATACGTATCAATTCTTTTTTATTTTTTCTTTTATCAATCATTTCAAACAGCAGCTTATCAGCGTCCTTATAAGAAAAACCAAGCTCTCCCTCATCCGTTTGGTTCTGCCACAAATCTGCTGTTGGATGTTTTTCAATCACTTCTTCCGGAATTCCCATATACTCAGCCAAACCCCAAACTTGCGTTTTATACAGATCACCCACAGGATTCAAAGCTGAAGCCATGTCACCATACCAGGTGCCGTATCCCAGAAGAAGCTCCGTTTTATTGCTTGTTCCCAGGACAAGAGCGCCATGTGCTGCTGATAAATCAAAAAGTGTAACCATCCTCATTCTTGCACATACATTCCCGAATCTCACATTTCCTATATAATGGTCAAAAACATTGAGATACGCATCTGCATATGGGGAAATATCTATTACTTCACAGTTGATACCCAGAAATCCGGCAACTTTTTTCGCATCTTCAAGGCTTTTTGAGCTGCTGGTTTTATAAGGAAGACAGTATGCAAAAACATGATCCTTGCCCAAAGCTTCTACCGCCAGAGCAGCGGAAAGAGCCGAGTCAACCCCGCCGCTCAATCCTATCACAAGGTTATTAAGACCTGTTTTCCCGGTTTCCTCTTTCAAAAAATTAACAAGAACTTCTTTTAATGTCTGATAGCTTACATTCATCATCCGCTCATCTTTGTGTCATATTGGTTTTATATGAAATCCTTAATTTATCCTTTAACACTAAAGGGTTTTTTATCCTTTCCTGTCTGATATTGTCTCTATCCAGCTTTACAATGCATTTATCCTCTTTGAGAAAAGGCAGACTGCATTCGATACTTCCTCCTGCTTTATAAATCTTCGATCCGCCCCAAAAAGTAACACCCTCCTCAACTCCCGCTCTGTTAGCAAAAACAACGGTACTTGTCATGTTAGTGGAAATATATCCGCAGGTATAATCCCATACTTTCTCGGCATAAAAACCGCTTTCTCCAATTCCTCTTAAAGGGCTTCCCGCCGGGATAAAAACCATATCTACATTATTTTCAGCTATATGCAAAAGGGAATCTGCATGGAGTGCATCTTCACATATCAGAATGGAACCCCTGAAAAATTTCGTATCGAAAAAGGAAAATGAGCTCCCTTCAGAAAAATATCTTTTTTCATCAAAAAGCCCGTAAGCCGGCAGGAAAACTTTCTTGTGAATACTGAGGATTTCACCCTGTTCAACATACGCAGCCGCATTATAGAAACATCCGGGCTGCTCTTCATATACAAAACCGAAAACAATTGAAATATAGTTGGAATACTCTTTTATCCGACGGATAATTTCTGAATTCAGATCCATGGCCACATCGCTCACTGCATCCCTCAAGTCATAGCCGGTCATTGAGAGTTCGGGGAAAATCACGACATTACAGCGTGCGGACACTGCTTCTTCAATTATCTGATAATGCTTTTCCGCATTCTTTTCAGGAGATGCAAGATAAGGCTTAAACTGGCTGATCATAAGTTTCAGCATATCATTCTTCCCTTCTATAAGTTCCGCTTTTACCGCCGCTTTTTTCAATTAATCTAATATCAGAAATTACCATATCTTTGTCAACAGCTTTACACATATCATATATAGTCAATGCAGCCATACTTACACCCGTCAAAGCTTCCATTTCAACACCGGTGCGCCCTGCAAGCTTTACTTTTACATCTATTCTGATTCGTGATTTATCCACTTCCGGAATAAACTCAACATCTACAGCGGTTATATTCAAAGGATGGCACATGGGTATCAGATCCCCGGTCTTTTTAACAGCCATAATAGCAGCTACTCTGGCCACTTCAAAAACTGCACCTTTTTCTACATTCCCGGATAAAATAAGCTCCAGTGTGGAGCCCTTCATATAAATATAACCGGATGCGTAAGCCTCCCTACGGGTAGTACTTTTGG
This window harbors:
- the moaC gene encoding cyclic pyranopterin monophosphate synthase MoaC, whose translation is MSFSHLDKHGRSKMVDVTSKSTTRREAYASGYIYMKGSTLELILSGNVEKGAVFEVARVAAIMAVKKTGDLIPMCHPLNITAVDVEFIPEVDKSRIRIDVKVKLAGRTGVEMEALTGVSMAALTIYDMCKAVDKDMVISDIRLIEKSGGKSGTYRREE